The following are encoded in a window of Salegentibacter mishustinae genomic DNA:
- the ychF gene encoding redox-regulated ATPase YchF encodes MKAGIVGLPNVGKSTLFNCLSNAKAQSANFPFCTIEPNVGVVNVPDPRIQRLESLVNPEKVQPATVEIVDIAGLVKGASKGEGLGNQFLGNIRETDAILHVLRCFENDNIVHVDGSIDPIRDKETIDMELQLKDLETTDKKLEKVKRAARTGNKEAQKEQTALTKVKEGLEAGKSVRAIDLTEDERKEFIKPLQFITDKPVMYVCNVDEDSAVSGNAHVEKVREAVKEEGAEVLVLAVGTEADITELDDYEERQMFLQDIGLEEPGAAKLIRGAYELLNLQTYFTAGVKEVRAWTIPVGSTAPQAAGVIHTDFEKGFIRAEVIAYEDFDHYGSEAKVKEAGKMRVEGKEYIVKDGDVMHFRFNV; translated from the coding sequence ATGAAAGCCGGAATTGTAGGATTACCAAACGTAGGAAAATCAACGCTTTTTAATTGTCTTTCTAACGCAAAGGCACAGAGCGCAAACTTCCCTTTTTGTACCATTGAGCCTAATGTTGGAGTGGTGAACGTTCCAGACCCAAGGATTCAACGATTAGAAAGTTTGGTGAACCCAGAGAAAGTGCAACCGGCCACCGTAGAAATTGTAGATATTGCAGGCTTGGTGAAAGGAGCCAGTAAAGGAGAAGGATTAGGGAACCAGTTTTTAGGAAACATTAGGGAAACCGATGCGATTCTACACGTTTTACGTTGTTTTGAGAACGATAATATTGTGCACGTAGATGGTTCTATAGACCCTATTAGGGATAAGGAAACTATAGATATGGAACTTCAGCTAAAAGATCTGGAAACTACCGATAAGAAGTTGGAGAAAGTTAAACGTGCAGCTCGTACCGGGAATAAAGAAGCACAAAAAGAACAGACAGCTTTAACTAAAGTGAAAGAAGGTTTAGAAGCCGGAAAATCTGTTAGAGCTATAGATCTCACCGAAGACGAAAGAAAAGAATTTATAAAACCATTGCAATTTATTACCGATAAGCCGGTAATGTATGTTTGTAATGTAGATGAAGATTCGGCCGTGTCAGGGAATGCTCATGTAGAGAAAGTTAGAGAAGCGGTAAAAGAGGAAGGTGCAGAGGTATTGGTACTTGCCGTAGGAACTGAAGCTGATATTACCGAATTGGACGATTATGAAGAACGCCAAATGTTTCTTCAGGATATTGGTTTGGAAGAACCGGGAGCTGCTAAATTAATTCGTGGAGCTTACGAGCTTTTAAATCTTCAAACTTATTTTACTGCCGGCGTAAAGGAAGTTCGCGCCTGGACAATTCCAGTAGGATCTACCGCACCACAAGCCGCCGGTGTAATTCATACCGATTTTGAAAAAGGATTTATTCGTGCTGAGGTTATCGCTTACGAAGATTTTGATCATTATGGAAGTGAAGCTAAAGTAAAAGAGGCCGGAAAAATGCGTGTAGAAGGTAAAGAATACATCGTTAAAGATGGTGATGTAATGCACTTTAGGTTCAACGTATAA
- a CDS encoding C1 family peptidase translates to MKKLHLLLFVLTLSLTGCYNDRDDLNPSGNNNPQIPEVPQETDNQFVAEDGEVYFTGLECSGNGNYNLDTENLLQDLIIPDNLPESFDLSEFLPPVGNQGELGSCTSWATSYYMKSFQEKIESGLPYSDANILSPSYTYNQLTSDDCGGTSIQETLALIEEQGVAALEIFPYTENECETQPDDATIEAAAQARIADYKALSGENMIAEMKTLLTRQQPIIIGAVLSPEFGKTDNFGLTAYREHAVDYEEVTCHAMLVVGYNDEFGAFKVVNSWGEAWGDNGFVWIDYLAFENVGDIEASFRVIKQAYVAYDL, encoded by the coding sequence ATGAAAAAACTTCACCTTTTACTTTTTGTACTTACTTTAAGCCTTACAGGTTGTTATAATGATAGGGACGATTTGAATCCTTCCGGCAATAATAATCCTCAAATCCCTGAAGTACCACAGGAAACCGATAATCAATTTGTGGCTGAAGATGGGGAAGTTTATTTCACAGGATTGGAATGTAGCGGCAACGGAAATTATAATTTGGACACTGAAAATTTACTGCAAGACTTAATCATCCCAGATAATTTACCTGAATCTTTCGATTTATCTGAATTTCTACCACCGGTGGGCAATCAGGGCGAGTTGGGTTCCTGCACTTCCTGGGCTACCAGTTATTATATGAAATCTTTTCAGGAGAAAATTGAATCAGGATTACCTTATTCTGATGCAAATATTTTAAGCCCTTCTTACACTTACAATCAACTTACTTCAGATGATTGTGGTGGAACTTCAATTCAAGAAACTCTTGCATTAATAGAAGAACAGGGTGTTGCAGCGCTGGAAATTTTCCCTTATACCGAAAATGAATGCGAAACCCAACCCGACGATGCAACAATTGAAGCGGCTGCGCAAGCTAGAATAGCCGATTATAAAGCTTTAAGCGGAGAAAATATGATTGCCGAAATGAAAACTCTCCTTACCCGGCAACAACCCATAATTATAGGTGCAGTGCTTTCTCCAGAATTTGGGAAAACCGATAATTTTGGTCTAACAGCTTACCGGGAACACGCGGTAGATTATGAAGAAGTAACCTGCCATGCGATGTTAGTAGTTGGGTATAATGATGAATTTGGCGCTTTTAAAGTAGTAAACTCCTGGGGAGAAGCCTGGGGCGACAATGGTTTTGTTTGGATAGATTACCTGGCTTTTGAAAATGTTGGTGATATAGAAGCTTCTTTTAGAGTGATTAAGCAGGCTTATGTAGCCTACGATCTGTAA
- a CDS encoding class I SAM-dependent methyltransferase encodes MKDNFSSKSSSYAKYRPTYPQELYQFLKEKLHKTEKAWDCGTGNGQVAGALAKFFKEVQATDISQQQLDNAIRQPNIHYSVQAAEKTNFPDNSFDLITVAQAIHWFNFEAFYKEVARVLKPDGIIAVIGYSLFKSNPETDEVILKFYHDIVGPFWDEERKYLDKKYKTIPFPFIEIESPRFKQEYQWTFTHLIGYLKTWSAVKHYEKANGENPVDLIEEELKATFGAKNKVVFPILFRLGKLAK; translated from the coding sequence ATGAAAGATAATTTTTCTTCAAAGTCTTCATCCTACGCCAAATATAGACCAACTTATCCGCAGGAATTATATCAATTTCTGAAGGAAAAACTCCATAAAACTGAAAAAGCCTGGGATTGTGGAACTGGAAATGGTCAGGTGGCGGGTGCACTTGCAAAGTTCTTTAAAGAAGTACAGGCAACCGATATAAGTCAACAACAATTGGACAATGCAATAAGACAGCCAAATATTCATTATTCGGTGCAGGCTGCAGAGAAAACTAACTTTCCAGATAATAGTTTCGATCTAATTACTGTAGCACAGGCTATTCATTGGTTTAATTTTGAAGCTTTTTATAAAGAAGTAGCACGTGTTTTAAAACCCGATGGCATCATCGCAGTGATAGGATATTCGTTGTTTAAAAGCAACCCAGAAACCGATGAAGTTATCCTTAAATTTTATCATGATATTGTTGGTCCTTTTTGGGATGAAGAACGCAAGTATTTAGATAAAAAATATAAAACTATCCCTTTTCCATTTATAGAAATTGAATCGCCGCGATTTAAGCAAGAATATCAATGGACATTCACTCATTTAATTGGCTATTTAAAAACCTGGAGTGCCGTAAAACATTACGAAAAGGCAAATGGAGAAAACCCTGTAGATCTAATTGAAGAAGAACTCAAAGCAACATTTGGTGCTAAGAACAAAGTAGTATTTCCTATACTTTTTAGATTAGGAAAATTAGCTAAATAA